GAGTTGAACGCGAAGTCGAAGTGGGCGCTCTGCGCGGGCGGCGGCGGTGGCAGGACGACGTCCGCGTGGCGGGAGGTCTCGTTCAGATACGGGTCGACGCTGACCATGAAGTCGAGGTGGCCGGCGAGCGCCGCGTCCAGCCGGTCGCCGTCGGGCGCGGAGAGGACCGGGTTGGCGGCGAGGACGACCAGGGCCCGGATGCGGTCCTCCCCCGGGGTCTCGATCTCCTCGGCCAGTGCGGCGATGGGGAGTTCGCCCTTGGCCTCGGGGTGGCCGGAGACCCGGCTCGCCCAGCGCCCGAGGGCGAAGCCCTTGCCGGGAACGAGGCCCTTGCCGGGGGCGGCGGGGCGGGGTGCGCGAGCGGTCGCGGAGAGCGGGAACAGCGCGCCGCCGGGGCGGTCGAGGTTGCCGGTGAGGATGTTGAGGACGTCCACCAGCCAGCTGGCGAGGGTGCCGTGCTCCACGGTGCAGCTGCCGATCCGCCCGTAGACGGCGGCGGTGGGGGCGGCGGCCAGCTCCCGGGCGAGGGCGGTGATGGTGGCCGCGTCCACATCGCAGGCGGCGGCGACCGCGTCCGGGGTGAAGTCGGCCAGGGCGGTGGCGAGTTCGTCCGCGCCTTCCAGGAATTCGACGAGCGGGCCGGGGTCGGCGAGCTTCTCCTCGAGCAGGACGTGGGCCATCGCGGCGAGCAGCAGCGCGTCCGCTCCCGGCCGGATCGCCACGTGCCGGTCGGCGAGGCGGGCGGTGCGGGTGCGGCGCGGGTCGATGACGGTGAGGGTGCCGCCGCGCCGCCGCAGCGCCCTGAGGCGGCCGGGGAAGTCGGGGGCGGTGCAGAGGCTGCCGTTGGACTCCAGCGGGTTGGCGCCGATCAGGAGGAGGTGGTCGGTGCGGTCGAGATCCGGTACGGGGATGGCGTTGGCGTCTCCGAAGAGGAGCCCGCTGGAGACGTGCTTGGGCATCTGGTCCAGGGTGCTCGCCGTGAAGACGTTGCGGGTGCGCAGGGCGGCGAGGAGCAGGGGCGGGTAGAGGGAGCCCGCCATGGTGTGCACGTTGGGGTTGCCGAGGACCACCCCGACCGCCTGCGGGCCGTGGGCCTCGACCAGGGCCGGTACGCGGGCGGCGACACGGTCGAACGCCTCGCTCCAGGTCGCCTCCCGCAGCTCCCCGTCCTCGCCCCTCACGAGCGGGACGCGCAGCCGGTCGGGGTCGGCGTCCAGCCCTCCGAAGGACGCCCCCTTGGGGCAGATGAAGCCGCGGCTGAAGATGTCGTCGCGGTCGCCGCGCGCACCGGTGACGGTGGTCCCCTCGATGGTGAGGGTGAGGCCGCAGGTGGCCTCGCAGAGGGGGCAGATACGCGGTGCGGTACGGGATGCGCGGGACATGGGCCCTCCCCGGGGCGACGGCGGTGGCGGCGCCGACCGCGTGTACGACGCTGACGGCACAGTGAGCATACCGACCGGTACGCATGTCGGGGAGGCCCTGGAGGGTGGGTACTTGACAGGCACTCCAGGCCCTCCGGCCTCCCGACGCCCCGGACCCCTCAGTCCAGGATCTGCGCGAGGTACGCCCGTACCAGCGTCCGGGTCTCGGCCACGATCGCCGGGTCACCCGCGGGGTCCGTACGGAAGGCGAGCTGGAGCAGCGCGTCGGCCGCCTCGACGCTGACCAGGATGGCCCGCAGCAGTTCCGGGCCGGGGTGGCGGCCGAGATGTCCGGCGAGGAGTTCGGTGAGCCGGCCCGCGAGCCGGCGGTTGGCGTCGTCCGCCGTGTCCTCGGCGGGCGACGGGGGCCCGAAGTCGACCAGGGCGAAGCCGGGCACGGTCCGCTTCATCGCGAGGTACTCGTCCAGCACCGCGTCGATGGCCCCGCGCCAGTCGTCGGCGGGGAGGGGGCCGAGCCGGTCGGTGATGCGCTCGGCGTAGAGGTCCAGGTTGCGCAGCGCGAGGGCGTCGACAAGGGCCCGCTTGTTGGAGAAGAAGCGGTAGACGGAGCCGATGGGCACCTCGGCGCGCAACGCGACGTCACGGGTGGAGAGCTGCTCGTAACCGGTCTCTTCGAGGAGTCCGGCGCAGGCGTCGAGTATCCGGGCGAGCCGGTCGGCGCTGCGCTGCTGTACGGGGGCGCGGCGGAGATTCGGGTTCGGGTGGGGCACGGACCCCATGATGCCGTGCACCTTCCCGGGGCGGTCCGCAAGCCCCCCGGGCGCCGTCCGACACCCCGAATGGCGTGATCCAGGCCGTTGACGCGCCCGCCTCCTATTCCTACGGTGTCCCATAGGATTCGTTGTCCGGCGGATCCAAGGGCTTCACGGTCACCGGGAGTGCGGGATGAGCGGCATCAACCAGGCGAGGAAGACGGCGGAGGGGCTGACGTACTCCTCCGGTTTCGGCAACGAGCACAGCTCGGAGGCGGTCGCGGGGGCGCTGCCGCACGGCCGCAACTCACCCCAGCGCGCCCCCCTCGGGCTCTACGCCGAGCAGCTGAGCGGCTCCGCGTTCACCGAGCCCCGCGCCGACAACCGCCGCTCCTGGCTCTACCGGATCCGCCCCTCCGCCGCCCACCCGGCCTTCACCCGGACCGACAACGGCACTCTGCGCACGGCCCCCTTCACCGAGTCCGTGCCGGACCCGAACCGGCTCCGCTGGAACCCGCTCCCCGACCCCGCACCCGGCACGGACTTCGTCGGCGGGCTGTGGACCCTCGGCGGCAACGGCGACGCCACCCAGCGCACCGGCATGGCGGTGCACCTCTACCACGCCAACTCCTCCATGACCGACCGGGTGTTCAGCGACTCCGACGGCGAGCTGCTGATCGTCCCGGAGCGCGGTGGGCTGCTGCTCCGCACCGAACTGGGCCTGCTGCGCGCCGAACCGGGCCATGTCGCGCTGATCCCGCGCGGTGTCCGCTTCCGGGTGGAGCTGCTGGACGGGACCGCTCGCGGGTACGTATGCGAGAACTACGGCCGCCCGTTCGCCCTCCCTGACCTGGGGCCGATCGGCGCCAACGGGCTCGCGCACGCACGGGACTTCCTGGCCCCGGTCGCGGCGTACGAGGACGAGGACCGGCCGGTGGAGGTGGTCAACAAGTTCTGCGGGAACCTCTGGTCGGCGACGTACGACCACTCCCCCCTCGACGTGGTCGCCTGGTACGGCACCCACGCCCCGTACGTCTACGATCTGCGCCGCTTCAACGTCATCGGGTCGATCAGCTACGACCACCCCGACCCCTCGATCTTCACGGTGCTGACCTCGCCGTCCGACACCCCCGGCCTGGCCGGTGTCGACTTCGTCGTCTTCGCGCCGCGCTGGCTGGTCGGCGAGGACACCTTCCGGCCGCCGTACTTCCACCGGAACGTGATGAGCGAGTACATGGGGCTGATCGACGGCGCGTACGACGCGAAGGCGGACGGCTTCGTCCCCGGGGGCGGCTCGCTGCACAACATGATGTCCGCCCACGGACCGGACCGGGAGACCTTCGACCGGGCGAGCGCCGCGGAGCTGAAGCCGCAGAAGATCGAGGACGGCCTGGCCTTCATGTTCGAGACGCGCTGGCCGGTCATCGCGACCCCGCAGGCGGCCGGGGCCGACCATCTGCAGCGCGGTTACGACGACGTGTGGCAGGGTCTGAGCCGCAACTTCCGGCCGTAGAGACGGGCCAGGCGGCCGGAGGGGCCCGGAGGGACGGGACGGGGACGACGACGTGACGGAGAGCCATGAGACGACGACCGGGGCGCGGGCTGCCGGGGCGGGGGCGCGCGGCGACGCGGAGTCCCTGGCGGGGGCCGGGGTGAACCGGGCACTGCCCGGGGACGCGGAGGCCGGGGTGACCCCCGTCGGCCGGGCGCACCCGGCCGCCTTCGCACCCGACTCGCTCGTCCTCAACCGGAAGCTGCCGCTCTGGTACCAGGTCTCCCAGTCGCTGCGGGCCTCCATACTCGGCCGCCCGCAGGACGCCTCCCTCCGGCTGCCCACCGAGGAGCAGCTCGCCGCCCACTACGGGGTCAGCGTGCTCACCATGCGCCAGGCGCTCAAGGAGCTGGAGACGGAGGGGCTGATCAGCCGGCACCGGCGGCGCGGCACGTTCATAGAGCCGCGCGCCCGGCGGGTCTCCCCGGTCCGGCTGCTCGGCTCGGTCGACGCGATCGTGGCGCAGCAGTCCGGGGAGGCGACGACGGTTCTCGGCCATGGGGCGGTGGCGGTGCCGGGCGACCTCGCCGAGTTCTTCCCGGACTGCGACGAGGTCGTCAGCTACCGGCGGCTGCGCCGCGACGGCGAGAGCGGCGAGCCGACCAACTGGGCGGAGAACGCGGTGCGCCCCGACATCGCCGCCCGGATCGATGTGGCCGACCTCGAACGCTGGCCGATGACCAAGGTCCTGCGGGATGTCGTCGGGGTGCGCATCTCCCGGATCACCGACACGGTGGAGGCCCGGCTCGCCGACCCGGTCACCGCAGAGCTGCTCCAGGTCCCGCTGCTCAGCCCGATCCTGCACTACACGGGCGTGACGTACGACGAGGAGGGGCGCGTGGTGGATGTGGCCCGCATCCGCTACCGGGGCGACCGCTTCTCGTTCTCCGTGACGGTGGAGGCCCACTGACCCGGCCCCACGCGAGGACCGCCCGCCGTTACGATGCGAAGGGTCACGGCGGACACGGGAGGACGGCTCGGTGGCAGCGCGCAGGACGGCGACGGCGGCGGCCGGATCGGGCGAGGACACCACGGCCGTGGAGCTGGACGAGCTGATGCCGTGGTCGGTGCGCCCCCTGAGAACCGGCCGCTCCTGGGTGAGCGGCCCCGATCCCGCCGCCCTCCGGGCTCGCTGGGAGCGCCTGGCCGCCGCCGAAGGCACCGAGCAGGAGCGGCTGTTCCGCCCGAGCCGCTCCCGTACGCCGCACACCCCGGCCGCCGCGCTGCCCGGCCGGTCCACCGGCGGGAGCGGCGCCGGGACCACCACGGGCACCGGCCGCTTCGCCCGTAAACCGGGCGCCTGCCCTGACCCCGTACGCATCCTGCACGGCCCGTTCGACGAGCAGTGGCTGCT
This DNA window, taken from Streptomyces griseus subsp. griseus, encodes the following:
- a CDS encoding molybdopterin-dependent oxidoreductase, whose amino-acid sequence is MSRASRTAPRICPLCEATCGLTLTIEGTTVTGARGDRDDIFSRGFICPKGASFGGLDADPDRLRVPLVRGEDGELREATWSEAFDRVAARVPALVEAHGPQAVGVVLGNPNVHTMAGSLYPPLLLAALRTRNVFTASTLDQMPKHVSSGLLFGDANAIPVPDLDRTDHLLLIGANPLESNGSLCTAPDFPGRLRALRRRGGTLTVIDPRRTRTARLADRHVAIRPGADALLLAAMAHVLLEEKLADPGPLVEFLEGADELATALADFTPDAVAAACDVDAATITALARELAAAPTAAVYGRIGSCTVEHGTLASWLVDVLNILTGNLDRPGGALFPLSATARAPRPAAPGKGLVPGKGFALGRWASRVSGHPEAKGELPIAALAEEIETPGEDRIRALVVLAANPVLSAPDGDRLDAALAGHLDFMVSVDPYLNETSRHADVVLPPPPPAQSAHFDFAFNSFAVHNQVRYTPAPVPLEDGRLDESEIHARLILAVSGMHGAPPSAVDDLAVTTAITKAGAPAELADELTGDSGPERRLDLMLRLGPYGLTLEQLLAHPHGIDLGPLKPRVPEILRTRSGRVELLPAPIAADLPRLRRALGDRPAPLVLVGRRHLRSNNSWMHNVGSLSGGSNVCTLQVHPDDAARLGLVDGATVRIESAGGGIEAPAEITDTVRSGVVSLPHGWGHSRPGTRMAVAAAHPGANVNQLLDGTLLDPLSGTAVLNAIPVTVTPSP
- a CDS encoding TetR/AcrR family transcriptional regulator; translation: MGSVPHPNPNLRRAPVQQRSADRLARILDACAGLLEETGYEQLSTRDVALRAEVPIGSVYRFFSNKRALVDALALRNLDLYAERITDRLGPLPADDWRGAIDAVLDEYLAMKRTVPGFALVDFGPPSPAEDTADDANRRLAGRLTELLAGHLGRHPGPELLRAILVSVEAADALLQLAFRTDPAGDPAIVAETRTLVRAYLAQILD
- the hmgA gene encoding homogentisate 1,2-dioxygenase; this translates as MSGINQARKTAEGLTYSSGFGNEHSSEAVAGALPHGRNSPQRAPLGLYAEQLSGSAFTEPRADNRRSWLYRIRPSAAHPAFTRTDNGTLRTAPFTESVPDPNRLRWNPLPDPAPGTDFVGGLWTLGGNGDATQRTGMAVHLYHANSSMTDRVFSDSDGELLIVPERGGLLLRTELGLLRAEPGHVALIPRGVRFRVELLDGTARGYVCENYGRPFALPDLGPIGANGLAHARDFLAPVAAYEDEDRPVEVVNKFCGNLWSATYDHSPLDVVAWYGTHAPYVYDLRRFNVIGSISYDHPDPSIFTVLTSPSDTPGLAGVDFVVFAPRWLVGEDTFRPPYFHRNVMSEYMGLIDGAYDAKADGFVPGGGSLHNMMSAHGPDRETFDRASAAELKPQKIEDGLAFMFETRWPVIATPQAAGADHLQRGYDDVWQGLSRNFRP
- a CDS encoding GntR family transcriptional regulator, which codes for MTPVGRAHPAAFAPDSLVLNRKLPLWYQVSQSLRASILGRPQDASLRLPTEEQLAAHYGVSVLTMRQALKELETEGLISRHRRRGTFIEPRARRVSPVRLLGSVDAIVAQQSGEATTVLGHGAVAVPGDLAEFFPDCDEVVSYRRLRRDGESGEPTNWAENAVRPDIAARIDVADLERWPMTKVLRDVVGVRISRITDTVEARLADPVTAELLQVPLLSPILHYTGVTYDEEGRVVDVARIRYRGDRFSFSVTVEAH